CCTGCTGATAGTAAACCAGCCAGCGCCCGCGCGCGTGGATCTTATAGTAGTCACAACCGATCCCCCCCTCCCCCTCtctaattcatacagtggatgaagGTCACAAGATGGCCATTGGAGGGAAGGTGCGAACCGGAACCCCAAATCAAGGATCGAACCATACCCCCCAACTGATGGCAGAGCTCGAAGAGTTAAAGAAGGACCAGAAGGTGTACGCGGATGCAGCGGCACTGCTAGCTCGAAAAAATCAGGAGCTCAAGGATAGGATCGCCCAAAGCGTAGGAGCGACGCACCAACATGacgaagcaaattcaaaggcaccagagcCCAATCgtgaccgaagaatcatcctgaCAAACACCGACAATCCGGAACCCTTAGACCGAAGATCTTCCAAAGGAAATAGACCATCAGACCCATACTACGTCCCCGAAGATTCAGATTATTTCGATAGTGAAAACCAAAGATCAGGACAATCCACGACAAAAGACGATCATCAGCGGGCGATGGAGGACCTTCGTGCATAGATGATGGCTGAAATCAAGCAGCTGAAAGCTATACAAGGGGGGGAAGACTAGAGGAAGTGATGAGAGAAGCCAACACCACGCCGCTATCTCACCACTTGGCCAGAAAGCTTATCCCTCAAAAGTGTCCCGTTCCAGCGTTCGAATGTTACGATAGATCCAGCGACCCCGcagctcatcttcgatattataatcggaTTTTAACCCGATGGATCAAAACGATGCAGTCCTCTGCAGATATTTTCCTTCAAGCCTAAATGGATTAGCACTATCTTGGTTCGACAACCTACTACCAAACTCCATCGATTCCTACAACCATCTCACTGAGAAATTCTTagggacatacatgtacaacaaggctgtcaaCGCTAGAATGGACAAGCTCTTCTCATTAGCTATAGCTTACAAGGAAACGATCAGTGAATATACCGACGGATGGCACAAAATTTTTCAAGTTATACGGAACATAGACCCAGTGGTCAACATCAACTgttacaaatggggattagacagAATGGGCCCCCTATTTGTGGAGATTCACGGAAGTGTACCTACGATCGAAGGAGACCTTCGAGTAATCATTGAAAAGAACGCAATCCAGCGGGAGAATCCCAGAGCCAAAACTCAAAAATCTCATCGGACGAACTCAATAGAGCAAGCTAGCGTATCAAAGAGGGGCGGTTCAACTGAACGTCTTAACGAAGATAAGAGAGAAAGAATGGATGATCATCGGCGcgacgaccgaaaattcgaagaccaagtcTTTATGAAGCTCAACACCAACTACACTCGCATCCTAAAGGAGATTAAGGATCAAGAGAACTTAGAGTGGCCTTGGTCCAAAGGGAAGCAGCCACAACGATCCGAGAAATCGAGAGACTACTGTGAGTACCATTGCTTCAATGGGCATCAGACTGAAAAAGCAAGaacctcaagataatgattcaaaagttCATTGACGCTGGTGACCTCAAGCAATACTTACAGAAGGCCGACACCGAAGAGAGGGCTAAGCGAAGCAAGAAAGTCCAGCTACTCGAGGGTAATCGAACGCTCAACACTATCTCATGCTCTGAATCCGCTAGACCATCACTAACTTCCCAGATAGGCAAAAGGTCAAGGAAGCAATTTGAAGATTACTGTGAGTTGTACAAAATCGATGGAGTAGAAGTGTACGAACACGAACAATGGATGAACGCTCCAATAACTTTCGATGCCGATGACGTAGAGGATGACATGGAGGATCACAATGACCCCTTGGTTCTCACATTACCCATCGTGGGGTGCAATTTCAGGAAGGTTCTCATCGATGGAAGGATCTCGGTCAATGTattgttctatgacacgttcaaacgaaTGGAGATGAATGACGTGCAGTTGATATCTTCGTACTATACCATATAAGGATTTGATGGGGCCCCAACGAAGCCtttgggagacattgtgttacaaGGGAACACAGGACCAATGAAGGTTGATACACAATTCAGCGTAGTGGACGCTCCTTCTCCTTACAATGCCATCATCGGCCGAAGAttggtacacaagctcaaaggagtagcagcgacctatcatcagtaccttagatttccaacacccgaaggggtaatggaaataAATGGAGATCAGGTA
This genomic stretch from Papaver somniferum cultivar HN1 chromosome 5, ASM357369v1, whole genome shotgun sequence harbors:
- the LOC113280303 gene encoding uncharacterized protein LOC113280303, which translates into the protein MDQNDAVLCRYFPSSLNGLALSWFDNLLPNSIDSYNHLTEKFLGTYMYNKAVNARMDKLFSLAIAYKETISEYTDGWHKIFQVIRNIDPVVNINCYKWGLDRMGPLFVEIHGSVPTIEGDLRVIIEKNAIQRENPRAKTQKSHRTNSIEQASVSKRGGSTERLNEDKRERMDDHRRDDRKFEDQVFMKLNTNYTRILKEIKDQENLEWPWSKGKQPQRSEKSRDYCEYHCFNGHQTEKARTSR